In bacterium, one genomic interval encodes:
- a CDS encoding FliM/FliN family flagellar motor C-terminal domain-containing protein translates to MNDEFGGAGLDFGTEQAAPVSETVLDELELPVEVRLGRLVWNLGRVLELRVGDAVPVGPDGDDTVTLYVQGRPYALGDLVVVEGRFAFRVREICSPAERA, encoded by the coding sequence ATGAACGACGAATTCGGCGGCGCGGGACTCGACTTCGGGACGGAGCAAGCGGCGCCCGTCTCCGAGACCGTCCTCGACGAACTGGAACTTCCGGTCGAAGTGCGCCTCGGGCGGCTCGTCTGGAACTTGGGACGCGTGCTCGAGCTGCGCGTCGGCGACGCCGTGCCGGTCGGCCCCGACGGCGACGACACGGTGACGCTCTACGTGCAGGGCCGTCCGTACGCCCTCGGCGACCTCGTCGTCGTCGAAGGGCGGTTCGCGTTCCGCGTCCGCGAGATTTGCTCGCCCGCCGAACGCGCCTGA
- a CDS encoding FliM/FliN family flagellar motor switch protein: MSRLLSQEEVDALLASFEPEQEQQGLSAELPFDLRAPLLLAGERLALVQAACEKIASTFADSITLLLVAERPVRGVFTGLVQQPATTVLGTLAPGEPLGLLVDEHGEPVGGVSIHPELALALVDRLQGGEGYAQEGPRPLSPVESRLFEGVLDKLIRFLDRETPLSPLKTGGLDSDPIFGRLASRGGTLATAQFRLTTPVGDAVCRLLMTPVLTNRLVAESPTRREDAVPPELVAALGDAPVVVEPVINGASLSVADLERLRPGHVIQLDVRENEPLGLRFNGQLLAHGGLRRAGDQRAFELLDFNPERRTGA; encoded by the coding sequence ATGAGCCGGCTACTTTCCCAGGAAGAGGTCGACGCGCTGCTCGCGTCGTTCGAGCCCGAGCAGGAACAGCAAGGGCTGAGCGCCGAGCTGCCGTTCGACCTGCGCGCCCCGCTGCTCCTCGCCGGGGAGCGGCTGGCGCTGGTGCAGGCGGCGTGCGAGAAGATCGCCTCGACCTTCGCCGACTCGATCACGCTGCTGCTCGTCGCCGAGCGCCCGGTGCGCGGCGTCTTCACCGGCCTCGTGCAGCAGCCGGCGACGACGGTCCTCGGCACGCTCGCCCCCGGCGAGCCGCTCGGCCTGCTCGTGGACGAGCACGGCGAGCCGGTCGGCGGCGTCTCGATCCACCCCGAGCTCGCGCTGGCGCTCGTCGATCGCCTGCAGGGGGGCGAGGGATACGCGCAGGAAGGTCCGCGGCCGCTCTCGCCGGTCGAGTCGCGCCTCTTCGAAGGGGTGCTCGACAAGCTGATCCGCTTCCTCGACCGCGAGACGCCGCTTTCGCCGCTGAAGACCGGCGGCCTCGACTCCGATCCGATCTTCGGCCGCCTCGCCAGCCGCGGCGGCACGCTCGCCACGGCGCAGTTCCGGCTGACGACGCCGGTCGGCGACGCGGTCTGCCGGCTCCTGATGACGCCGGTGCTGACGAACCGCCTCGTCGCCGAGTCGCCGACGCGCCGCGAGGACGCGGTGCCGCCGGAGCTCGTCGCGGCGCTCGGAGACGCGCCGGTCGTCGTCGAGCCGGTGATCAACGGCGCGAGCCTCTCCGTCGCCGACCTCGAGCGGCTGCGCCCCGGGCACGTGATCCAGCTCGACGTGCGCGAGAACGAGCCGCTCGGACTGCGGTTCAACGGCCAGCTGCTGGCCCACGGCGGGCTGCGCCGCGCCGGCGACCAGCGGGCGTTCGAATTGCTCGACTTCAACCCCGAACGGCGCACCGGCGCCTGA
- the flgF gene encoding flagellar basal-body rod protein FlgF: MFPQLYTAASGMVAGERTLELVSNNLANADTPGFKADRALFETYLSDAARRDVPGGNPAAPRGVTVASSWRPEEQGSLRETQSPLDLALTGPGWFRVETPQGERLTRDGSFTRGADGKLSTTNGLHVLDANGKPIALPDGQISVAPDGTVTVDDAAIGRLGIASATAQSLVREGETLWRADEPLKAQDMKGTQVRQGYVEQSSVNVVGELASLIQVQRNYEMHQKLLDVTANTVAKKAIELGEPR, from the coding sequence ATGTTCCCCCAGCTCTACACGGCGGCGTCGGGCATGGTCGCGGGCGAGCGCACGCTCGAGCTCGTGTCGAACAACTTGGCCAACGCGGACACGCCGGGCTTCAAGGCGGACCGCGCCCTCTTCGAGACGTACCTCAGCGACGCGGCGCGCCGCGACGTCCCGGGCGGCAATCCGGCCGCGCCGCGCGGCGTGACGGTCGCTTCCTCGTGGCGTCCCGAGGAGCAAGGCTCGCTGCGCGAGACGCAGAGCCCGCTCGACCTCGCCCTCACCGGCCCCGGCTGGTTCCGCGTCGAGACGCCGCAGGGGGAGCGCCTGACGCGCGACGGCTCGTTCACGCGCGGCGCCGACGGGAAGCTCTCCACGACCAACGGGCTGCACGTCCTCGACGCCAACGGCAAGCCGATCGCGCTTCCCGATGGACAGATCTCCGTCGCCCCCGACGGAACGGTGACGGTGGACGACGCGGCGATCGGCCGGCTCGGCATCGCCTCGGCGACCGCGCAGAGCCTCGTCCGCGAAGGCGAGACCCTCTGGCGCGCCGACGAGCCGCTCAAGGCCCAGGACATGAAGGGGACGCAGGTCCGCCAAGGGTACGTGGAGCAGTCGAGCGTCAACGTGGTCGGCGAACTGGCTTCGCTGATCCAGGTCCAGCGCAACTACGAGATGCACCAGAAGCTGCTCGACGTCACGGCCAACACCGTGGCCAAGAAGGCGATCGAGCTCGGAGAGCCGCGCTGA
- the flgG gene encoding flagellar basal-body rod protein FlgG, which translates to MQRALWTAAAGMAAQQTNLDVISNNLANVNTTGFKRSRAEFQDLLYQTINAPGTASSASTNLPVGVEIGLGTKTAATKRIFSQGDFKPTENPLDLVVEGDGFFKVTRPDGTLAYTRDGSFTTNESGNIVNSLGYLLDPPVVIPSDAKAITIGKDGTVSVRLADDTISQIGNIEIAHFINPSGLQALGDNLFVPTQSSGDPVLGTPGTEGLGTIGQGYLETSNVQVVTELVDMITAQRAYELNSRAVRASDEMLQQIAQLVR; encoded by the coding sequence ATGCAACGCGCCCTCTGGACCGCCGCCGCCGGCATGGCCGCGCAGCAAACGAACCTCGACGTGATCTCCAACAACCTCGCCAACGTCAACACGACGGGGTTCAAGCGGAGCCGCGCCGAGTTCCAGGACCTGCTCTACCAGACGATCAACGCCCCCGGCACCGCCTCGAGCGCCTCGACGAACCTGCCGGTCGGCGTCGAGATCGGCCTCGGCACGAAGACCGCCGCGACGAAGCGGATCTTCTCGCAGGGCGACTTCAAGCCGACCGAGAACCCGCTCGACCTCGTCGTCGAAGGGGACGGCTTCTTCAAGGTCACGCGTCCCGACGGGACGCTGGCCTACACGCGCGACGGCTCGTTCACCACGAACGAGTCGGGGAACATCGTCAACAGCCTCGGCTACCTGCTCGATCCGCCGGTCGTCATCCCCTCCGACGCCAAGGCGATCACCATCGGCAAGGACGGCACGGTGTCGGTGCGGCTCGCCGACGACACGATCAGCCAGATCGGGAACATCGAGATCGCCCACTTCATCAATCCGTCCGGCCTGCAGGCGCTCGGCGACAACCTCTTCGTGCCGACGCAGTCGAGCGGCGACCCGGTCCTCGGCACGCCGGGCACGGAAGGGCTGGGCACGATCGGGCAGGGGTACCTCGAGACCTCGAACGTGCAGGTCGTGACCGAGCTGGTGGACATGATCACCGCGCAGCGCGCCTACGAGCTGAACTCGCGCGCCGTGCGCGCCTCCGACGAAATGCTGCAGCA